The sequence CGGCTTCTGCGGGGTCGGCTGCGGGCTCGAGGTAAAGGTGGAGGGGGGCAGGATCAGCAAGGTCACGGGCCGCAAGTCCAACCCCTCGAGCAAGGGCGAGGCGTGCATCAAGGGGCGAGAAGGCTGGCGCCACATCTACAGCGAGCGGCGCCTGACGCGCCCGCTGGTGCGTAAGAACGGCGAACTCGTCCCGGCGAGCTGGGAGGAGGCTTTAGACCTCGTCGCGAGCCGCATGAGCCAGATAAAGGAGGAGAGCGGCGGGGACGCCTTCGGCCTCTTCAGTTCCTCCCGCTCGACCAACGAGCTCAACTACCTGGCCGGGAAGTTCATCCGACAGGTGATGGGGGTTAGCAACGTAGACTCCTGCAACCGCGCCTGACACGCCGCCAGCGTCACCGGTCTGGTGGCGACGTTCGGAGCGGGGGCCTCCACCACCTCCTACGACGAGTTCGAGGATACCGACCTCATCGTCTGCTGGGGTTCGAACACCCAGGAGTGCCACCCCATCATCTACAACCACATGCGCCGCGGCGTGAAAAACGGCGCGAAGATGGTCGTCATAGACCCGCGCAAAACCGAGCAGGCCAGGAAGGCCGACAGGTGGCTCCGGGTCAACGTCGGCACCGACATCTGCCTGGCGAACGCCATGGGCCATGTCATCATCGAGGAGGGTCTCTACGACCGAAAGTTCGTCGAGCGGGCGACCGAGAACTTCGAGGCCTACCGTGAGAAGGTCGCGGGTTACACCCCAGAGTACGCCGAAGGGGTGACCGGCGTCCCGGCGGAGGAGATCCGCGAGGTCGCCCGGATGTACGCGACGGCGGAGAGGGCGATCCTCAACTGGACGCTCGGCATCACCGAGCACCACAACGGGGCCCAGGCCGTCTTCGCGCTCATCGCGCTCGGGCTCCTCACCGGGCACGTCGGCCGCTACGGCAGCGGGCTCAACCCGCTGCGCGGGCAGAACAACGTGCAGGGCGGCGGGGACATGGGGGCCCTGCCGAACCGGCTGGTCGGCGGCTGGAGCTGGGACGACCCGGAGGCCCACCGGCGCTTCCGGGAGGTATGGGGGGTGCCGCTGCCGCAGAAGGTCGGCAAGAACCAGGCTCAGATGCTCGACGCGATAGAGCGCGGGGAGATCCGATGCATGTACGTCATCGGGGAGAACCCCTGCCAGTCCGACGCCGACGAGAACCGTTCCGACCGGCTCTTCCGGAGCCTGGACTTCCTGGTGGTGCAGGACATCTTCCTCACCAAGACCGCTCGTCTGGCGGACGTGGTGCTGCCGGCGGCGGCGAGCTGGTGCGAGACGGAGGGCACCTTCATCAACAGCGAGCGCAGGGTGCAGCGGGTGCACAAGATCGTCGACCCGCCCGGCGAGGCGCGGGCGGACGAGTGGATCCTGCAGGACGTGGCCAACCGGCTCGGGGCGAACTGGCACTACGAGAGCGCCGAGGACATCTGGGACGAGATCCGACTCCTCGCCCCCAACTTCAGCGGGATGAGCTACGAGCTGCTGGAGCGCTACGACGGCATCCAGTGGCCCTACACCGGGAGCGAGGAGTACGACGGA comes from Rubrobacter naiadicus and encodes:
- the fdhF gene encoding formate dehydrogenase subunit alpha codes for the protein MSATETREERVGPAGTRLGHTICGFCGVGCGLEVKVEGGRISKVTGRKSNPSSKGEACIKGREGWRHIYSERRLTRPLVRKNGELVPASWEEALDLVASRMSQIKEESGGDAFGLFSSSRSTNELNYLAGKFIRQVMGVSNVDSCNRAUHAASVTGLVATFGAGASTTSYDEFEDTDLIVCWGSNTQECHPIIYNHMRRGVKNGAKMVVIDPRKTEQARKADRWLRVNVGTDICLANAMGHVIIEEGLYDRKFVERATENFEAYREKVAGYTPEYAEGVTGVPAEEIREVARMYATAERAILNWTLGITEHHNGAQAVFALIALGLLTGHVGRYGSGLNPLRGQNNVQGGGDMGALPNRLVGGWSWDDPEAHRRFREVWGVPLPQKVGKNQAQMLDAIERGEIRCMYVIGENPCQSDADENRSDRLFRSLDFLVVQDIFLTKTARLADVVLPAAASWCETEGTFINSERRVQRVHKIVDPPGEARADEWILQDVANRLGANWHYESAEDIWDEIRLLAPNFSGMSYELLERYDGIQWPYTGSEEYDGRPGTKFLHAWLWDEEVEKRAPFTPVDHEGPVEPPDEEYPFQLTTGRRLAFHNTGTMTQSYKKVKDPEELLEISPEDARALGVSDGDFVRVSSRRGTVPRVKARVTDRVSRGLVFLGFSFADQVPTNVLTINAVDPQSGTAELKACAVRVEPAGD